A portion of the Rhinopithecus roxellana isolate Shanxi Qingling chromosome 19, ASM756505v1, whole genome shotgun sequence genome contains these proteins:
- the KRT14 gene encoding keratin, type I cytoskeletal 14 encodes MTTCSRQFTSSSSMKGSFGGGIGGGSSRISSVLAGGSCRAPSTYGGGLSVSSSRFSSGGAYGLGGGYGGGFSSSSSFGSGFGGGYGGGLGAGLGGGLGGGFAGGDGLLVGSEKVTMQNLNDRLASYLDKVRALEEANADLEVKIRDWYQRQRPAEIKDYSPYFKTIEDLRNKILTATVDNANVLLQIDNARLAADDFRTKYETELNLRMSVEADINGLRRVLDELTLARADLEMQIESLKEELAYLKKNHEEEMNALRGQVGGDVNVEMDAAPGVDLSRILNEMRDQYEKMAEKNRKDAEEWFFTKTEELNREVATNSELVQSGKSEISELRRTVQNLEIELQSQLSMKASLENSLEETKGRYCMQLAQIQEMIGSVEEQLAQLRCEMEQQNQEYKILLDVKTRLEQEIATYRRLLEGEDAHLSSSQFSSGSQSSRDVTSSSRQIRTKVMDVHDGKVVSTHEQVLRTKN; translated from the exons ATGACCACCTGCAGCCGCCAGTTCACCTCCTCCAGCTCCATGAAGGGCTCCTTCGGGGGCGGCATCGGGGGCGGCTCCAGCCGCATCTCCTCCGTCCTGGCCGGAGGGTCCTGCCGTGCCCCCAGCACCTATGGTGGAGGCCTGTCTGTCTCCTCCTCCCGCTTCTCCTCTGGGGGAGCCTACGGGCTGGGGGGCGGCTATGGCGGTGgcttcagcagcagcagcagctttgGTAGTGGCTTCGGGGGAGGATATGGTGGTGGCCTTGGTGCTGGCTTGGGTGGTGGCTTGGGTGGTGGCTTTGCTGGTGGTGATGGGCTTCTGGTGGGCAGTGAGAAGGTGACCATGCAGAACCTCAACGACCGCCTGGCCTCCTACCTGGACAAGGTGCGTGCTCTGGAGGAGGCCAACGCCGACCTGGAGGTGAAGATCCGTGACTGGTACCAGAGGCAGCGGCCCGCTGAGATCAAAGACTACAGTCCCTACTTCAAGACCATCGAGGACCTGAGGAACAAG ATTCTCACAGCCACAGTGGACAATGCCAACGTCCTTCTGCAGATTGACAATGCCCGCCTGGCCGCGGATGACTTCCGCACCAA GTATGAGACAGAGCTGAACCTGCGCATGAGTGTGGAGGCCGACATCAATGGCCTGCGCAGGGTGCTGGATGAACTGACCCTGGCCAGAGCTGACCTGGAGATGCAGATTGAGAGCCTGAAGGAGGAGCTGGCCTACCTGAAGAAGAACCACGAGGAG GAGATGAACGCCCTGAGAGGCCAGGTGGGTGGAGATGTCAATGTGGAGATGGACGCTGCACCTGGCGTGGACCTGAGCCGCATTCTGAACGAGATGCGTGACCAGTATGAGAAGATGGCGGAGAAGAACCGCAAGGATGCTGAGGAATGGTTCTTCACCAAG ACAGAGGAGTTGAACCGCGAGGTGGCCACCAACAGCGAGCTGGTGCAGAGCGGCAAGAGTGAGATCTCGGAGCTCCGGCGCACCGTGCAGAACCTGGAGATTgagctgcagtcccagctcaGCATG AAAGCATCCCTGGAGAACAGCCTGGAGGAGACCAAAGGCCGCTACTGCATGCAGCTGGCCCAGATTCAGGAGATGATTGGCAGCGTAGAGGAACAGCTGGCCCAGCTACGCTGCGAGATGGAGCAGCAGAACCAGGAGTACAAGATCCTGCTGGACGTGAAGACACGGCTGGAGCAGGAGATCGCCACCTACCGCCGCCTGCTGGAGGGCGAGGACGCCCA cctctcctcctcccagttCTCCTCTGGCTCGCAGTCATCCAGAGATG TGACCTCCTCCAGCCGCCAGATCCGCACAAAGGTCATGGATGTGCACGATGGCAAGGTGGTGTCCACCCACGAGCAGGTCCTTCGCACCAAGAACTGA